Proteins encoded together in one Pseudomonas arsenicoxydans window:
- the dkgB gene encoding 2,5-didehydrogluconate reductase DkgB, whose amino-acid sequence MSIPAFGLGTFRLQGQVVIDSVSTGLALGYRAIDTAQIYENEAEVGEAIAASGIPREELFITSKIWVANFAKDRLIDSLKESLRKLQTDYLDLTLIHWPSPEDQVPVEEFMGALLEAKRLGLTRQIGVSNFTIDLMKQAIAAVGADNIATNQIELHPYLQNRKVVEFAQNQGIQITSYMTLAYGEVLKDPVIQQIAERLQATPAQVTLAWAMQLGYAVIPSSTKRANLQSNLQACNLTLSDADMALIAGLDRGQRLTSPKGIAPHWD is encoded by the coding sequence ATGTCTATTCCCGCATTCGGTCTTGGTACCTTTCGCTTGCAAGGCCAGGTGGTCATCGATTCGGTGAGCACCGGCCTGGCGCTGGGTTACCGGGCCATCGACACCGCGCAAATCTACGAGAACGAAGCCGAAGTCGGTGAAGCTATTGCCGCCAGTGGCATCCCTCGCGAAGAGTTGTTCATCACCAGCAAGATCTGGGTCGCCAACTTTGCCAAGGACCGACTGATCGACAGCCTCAAGGAAAGCCTGCGCAAACTGCAAACCGACTATCTGGACCTGACGCTGATCCACTGGCCGTCCCCTGAAGATCAAGTGCCGGTCGAAGAATTCATGGGCGCCTTGCTCGAAGCGAAACGACTGGGCCTGACCCGTCAGATCGGCGTATCCAACTTCACCATCGACCTGATGAAGCAGGCCATCGCCGCCGTCGGTGCCGACAACATCGCCACCAACCAGATCGAATTGCACCCGTACCTGCAAAACCGCAAGGTCGTCGAATTTGCGCAGAACCAGGGCATCCAGATCACTTCGTACATGACCCTGGCCTACGGCGAAGTGCTGAAAGACCCGGTCATCCAGCAGATCGCCGAGCGTCTTCAGGCCACCCCGGCCCAAGTCACACTGGCCTGGGCCATGCAACTGGGTTATGCGGTGATCCCCTCTTCGACCAAGCGCGCCAACCTGCAAAGCAATCTGCAAGCCTGCAATCTGACGTTGAGCGACGCTGACATGGCGTTGATCGCAGGTCTTGATCGCGGCCAGCGATTGACCAGCCCCAAAGGCATCGCGCCGCACTGGGATTAA
- a CDS encoding transporter substrate-binding domain-containing protein, whose translation MTPASATIADEPKLLHLLGRSTVDGYRVTLDEKDRQWLRDKRVLRLGVTGPDYPPFEVTRNHDELEGITADYAVLVAQLLNVQIEVLRYVTREAAMEALKYGELDLLGTSNNFEAADPDLILSSAYAEDQPMLVTRQDEHLPEDLAGKRIAMADDYLQAQTVESFYPEADLHRYPSALDALGAVAYGQDDVYLGDLISANYLINNNYLNYIHLVAPSGLDANPFGFALARDNLALKDIIDKALAAIPMDQRSLIEQRWSAGQAKVMGQQRVSLSESEQRWLDRHPKVNVGVVENFAPLTFYDTEGRFSGLTAQLLTLISQRSGLNFNVLRGQSLDQQIQRLRTGEVDLVPAIIPTTEGAAKLHFTRAYVVAPYALASTDAPGSPKRLEDLSGKRLAIYHSHPLRAFIQTRVPGVRMVDVQSPAEGLELVNKGQADAALSSLFMTRYLISRYYQGRLRISGTVGVEPARISLATGPDARELQSILNKALLSISPDEMDALVARWSNDVVVEDSYWLRHRQRILQAFAAAGAALMLALGWIAWQRRQIRQRQQWLQQLQEAKDAADDANRAKTTFLATMSHEIRTPMNALLGMLEMADKHAQEGVVDRFSIDVASTAAQQLLALIGDILDIARIESGHLSLTPERVNLHALVASVCRVFEGLAREKNLLWRVDLDPASDRDVLIDPTRLKQVLSNLLSNAIKFTREGEVSLTLRVVPGLSGHLTVDMRIRDSGIGISNADQQRLFSPFVQVSNPQSSGRNGSGLGLAISRTLCEMMGGRLTLRSVLGRGSEVEISLSPVALKPLPACESEDRAIKINTRLLTILVVDDYPANRQLLSSQLNYLGHRVMEAQEGEQALGLWRTHAFDVVITDCNMPRLSGYELTGAIRDEERAQGVPPTLILGFTANAQPEEKVRCLEAGMDDCLFKPIRLADLDKWLTERFVETTSARPPSSEIDLSGLEPYIGGDRTQIDRLLRKLAESNREDRESLLHAQANDNLPALKDLAHRIKGGARIVGARYLIEYCEQLEHACACASAVLIDEAVDQLQHAMQRLDQSLEQG comes from the coding sequence ATGACCCCAGCGTCGGCCACAATCGCCGACGAGCCCAAGTTATTGCACTTGCTGGGGCGTTCGACCGTAGACGGCTACCGGGTCACGCTGGATGAAAAGGACCGGCAATGGCTGCGCGACAAGCGGGTCTTGCGTCTTGGGGTGACCGGGCCGGACTACCCGCCGTTCGAGGTGACGCGCAATCACGATGAGCTCGAAGGCATCACCGCCGATTACGCCGTGCTGGTGGCACAACTGCTGAACGTGCAAATCGAGGTGCTGCGCTATGTCACGCGTGAAGCGGCCATGGAGGCGCTCAAATACGGCGAGCTGGATCTGCTCGGCACCTCGAACAACTTCGAAGCGGCCGACCCCGATCTGATTCTGTCCAGCGCCTACGCAGAAGATCAGCCCATGCTGGTCACCCGGCAGGACGAGCACCTGCCCGAGGACCTGGCGGGAAAGCGCATTGCCATGGCCGATGACTATCTGCAGGCGCAAACCGTTGAATCGTTCTATCCCGAGGCGGACCTGCATCGGTATCCGTCGGCACTCGATGCGCTCGGGGCGGTGGCGTATGGGCAGGATGACGTCTACCTCGGCGACCTTATCAGCGCCAATTACCTGATCAACAACAACTACCTCAATTACATTCACTTGGTGGCACCGTCCGGCCTTGACGCCAATCCGTTCGGCTTCGCATTGGCGCGGGACAATCTGGCGCTCAAGGACATCATCGACAAGGCACTGGCGGCGATCCCGATGGATCAGCGCTCGCTCATCGAACAACGCTGGAGTGCCGGCCAGGCGAAGGTCATGGGTCAGCAGCGAGTGAGTCTGAGTGAGAGTGAGCAGCGTTGGCTGGATCGGCACCCGAAGGTGAACGTGGGCGTGGTCGAAAACTTTGCGCCGTTGACGTTCTACGATACCGAGGGGCGATTCAGCGGGTTGACGGCGCAATTGCTGACACTGATCAGCCAGCGCAGCGGTTTGAACTTCAACGTGCTGCGCGGCCAATCCCTGGACCAGCAGATCCAGCGACTCAGGACCGGCGAGGTCGACCTCGTGCCCGCCATCATCCCCACGACCGAAGGCGCAGCCAAACTGCACTTCACCAGGGCCTATGTGGTCGCTCCGTACGCCTTGGCGAGTACGGACGCCCCGGGTAGCCCCAAGAGGCTGGAGGATCTGAGCGGCAAACGCCTGGCGATTTATCACAGTCATCCGCTACGCGCCTTCATTCAGACCCGCGTCCCGGGCGTGCGGATGGTGGATGTGCAAAGCCCGGCCGAGGGCCTGGAACTGGTCAATAAAGGGCAGGCCGATGCTGCGCTCAGTTCGTTGTTCATGACCCGTTACCTGATATCCCGGTATTACCAGGGTCGTTTACGTATCAGCGGTACGGTGGGCGTTGAACCGGCGCGCATCAGCCTGGCCACCGGTCCCGATGCACGGGAGTTACAGTCGATTCTGAACAAGGCATTGCTGAGCATTTCGCCCGATGAAATGGACGCGCTGGTGGCCCGCTGGAGCAATGATGTGGTGGTCGAGGACAGCTATTGGCTGCGTCACCGCCAACGTATTTTGCAGGCGTTTGCTGCGGCAGGGGCTGCGTTGATGCTGGCGCTGGGGTGGATCGCCTGGCAGCGTCGGCAGATCCGTCAGCGACAACAATGGTTGCAGCAATTGCAGGAGGCCAAGGACGCGGCAGACGATGCCAACCGGGCGAAGACCACCTTCCTGGCGACCATGAGCCATGAAATCCGCACCCCTATGAATGCCTTGCTCGGCATGCTTGAAATGGCCGACAAACACGCGCAAGAGGGCGTCGTCGACCGTTTTTCCATTGACGTCGCGTCGACCGCAGCACAGCAGTTGCTGGCGTTGATCGGCGATATCCTCGACATCGCACGCATCGAATCAGGGCATTTGTCCCTGACGCCCGAACGGGTCAATCTTCACGCATTGGTGGCGTCGGTTTGCCGGGTGTTCGAAGGGCTGGCCCGGGAGAAAAATCTGCTATGGCGGGTCGATCTCGACCCTGCCAGTGACCGTGATGTGCTGATCGATCCCACGCGCTTGAAGCAGGTGCTGTCCAACCTGTTGAGCAACGCGATCAAGTTCACCCGTGAAGGCGAGGTGAGTCTGACACTGCGGGTGGTACCTGGTTTGTCGGGGCATCTGACGGTCGATATGCGCATCAGGGACAGCGGCATTGGCATCAGCAACGCCGACCAGCAGCGCTTGTTCAGTCCATTCGTTCAGGTTAGCAACCCTCAATCGTCGGGCCGCAACGGTTCCGGGCTGGGGCTGGCCATCAGCCGCACGCTGTGCGAAATGATGGGCGGGCGACTGACGCTGCGTAGCGTCCTCGGTCGGGGTTCGGAGGTCGAGATCAGTTTGTCGCCGGTCGCCTTGAAACCGTTGCCGGCCTGCGAATCAGAGGATCGCGCGATAAAAATAAACACACGTCTGCTGACGATTCTGGTGGTGGACGATTACCCGGCCAATCGGCAATTGCTTTCCAGCCAGCTCAACTATCTGGGGCATCGCGTGATGGAGGCCCAAGAGGGGGAACAGGCACTCGGGTTGTGGCGAACCCATGCCTTTGATGTGGTCATCACGGACTGCAATATGCCGCGTTTGAGCGGTTATGAATTGACCGGCGCGATCCGTGATGAAGAACGCGCTCAAGGCGTGCCGCCCACTCTGATTCTGGGCTTCACCGCTAACGCGCAACCTGAAGAAAAAGTCCGTTGCCTTGAAGCGGGGATGGACGACTGCCTGTTCAAGCCGATCCGGCTGGCGGACCTGGACAAGTGGCTGACGGAGCGGTTTGTCGAGACCACGAGCGCACGCCCCCCATCGTCGGAAATCGACTTGAGCGGGCTGGAACCCTACATCGGTGGTGACCGCACGCAGATCGATCGATTGTTACGCAAGCTGGCGGAGTCCAACCGCGAGGACCGCGAGAGCCTGCTACACGCGCAGGCCAACGATAATCTGCCGGCGTTGAAAGATCTCGCGCACCGTATCAAGGGTGGTGCGCGCATCGTCGGCGCCAGGTATCTGATCGAATATTGCGAGCAACTGGAGCATGCGTGCGCCTGCGCCAGTGCAGTGCTGATCGACGAAGCCGTCGATCAGTTGCAGCACGCCATGCAACGTCTCGATCAGAGCCTGGAGCAGGGCTGA
- a CDS encoding response regulator transcription factor translates to MKSVLIVDDHPVVCAAVTLVLEQEGFKRILEAASVGEALSILREHTVDLVILDLVMPGGNGLDLLERIRGNQWKCVVLVFTSLDPLFFQERCMRAGALAYVSKTNNLSQLHKAVQAVMAGYTYFMQLSAVSLDTVQHSERQMIENLSNRELTILQYLARGIKNKEIAELMHLSHKTVSTYKTRLIEKLRLNSAVHLRDFAIRNHLI, encoded by the coding sequence ATGAAGTCAGTGCTGATTGTCGACGATCATCCGGTGGTTTGCGCTGCAGTGACGCTTGTACTCGAGCAGGAAGGCTTCAAGCGGATTCTTGAAGCGGCCAGCGTTGGCGAGGCATTGTCGATATTGCGTGAGCATACGGTCGATCTGGTCATCCTCGATCTGGTCATGCCCGGCGGAAACGGGCTGGATTTGCTGGAGCGAATCAGAGGCAACCAATGGAAGTGTGTGGTGCTGGTATTCACCTCCCTGGATCCGCTGTTCTTTCAAGAACGCTGTATGCGCGCCGGGGCCTTGGCGTATGTCTCCAAGACCAACAACTTGAGTCAATTGCACAAAGCTGTTCAAGCCGTCATGGCGGGGTATACCTATTTCATGCAGCTATCCGCTGTATCGCTGGATACGGTGCAACACAGCGAAAGACAGATGATCGAAAATCTTTCCAACCGAGAGTTGACCATCCTGCAATACCTGGCCCGGGGGATTAAAAACAAGGAAATTGCCGAACTCATGCATTTGAGCCACAAGACCGTCAGCACCTACAAGACCCGTCTGATCGAGAAACTGCGGCTGAACTCGGCGGTGCATCTGCGCGACTTCGCCATACGCAACCACCTGATCTGA
- a CDS encoding chemotaxis protein CheY codes for MPNKALRILIADEQHFHQMIIERLFNQLGYYRVAPVQGLAPMLSLVEYGGEPFDLVVVNASLVCGELDALSYFLDNQQVRNTLIFDGQRAQLPPTPAGEPQRVQVSHAPLPDLTCIQRLMTMIDPPLNEDQYPWPSVRSAQTVG; via the coding sequence ATGCCGAACAAAGCGCTGCGTATCCTGATCGCCGACGAGCAGCATTTCCACCAGATGATAATCGAGCGGCTGTTCAACCAGCTCGGCTATTACCGGGTAGCGCCGGTGCAGGGCCTTGCGCCCATGCTGTCCCTGGTCGAGTACGGTGGCGAGCCGTTCGATCTGGTGGTCGTCAATGCCTCGCTGGTCTGCGGCGAACTGGATGCGCTCAGCTACTTCCTCGATAACCAGCAGGTGCGCAACACACTGATTTTCGACGGCCAGCGGGCGCAATTGCCACCGACGCCGGCGGGTGAGCCACAGAGGGTTCAGGTGAGCCATGCACCTCTGCCTGATTTGACGTGCATCCAGCGGCTGATGACGATGATCGATCCGCCGCTGAACGAAGACCAATACCCTTGGCCGAGCGTGCGATCTGCGCAGACTGTAGGTTGA
- the mgtA gene encoding magnesium-translocating P-type ATPase — protein MNLTLLKEFFAGFLRTRHIARHFRRLALLENFTDIPVSREVPPTLAQTLVSAANSDTGQLLENLGSHTDGLSELEADTLREQFGLNEVEHEQPLPWWTHLWHCYKNPFNLLLTLLAVISWLTEDMKAAIVIFSMVVLSTLLRFWQETKSNQAADALKAMVSNTATVLRRDALRCELPIKQLVPGDLIVLSAGDMIPADCRVLSAKDLFVSQAAMTGESMPVEKFRHQQNGDTHNPLDLDNILFMGTNVVSGTAIAVILTTGNNTYFGALAQRVSATDRAPTSFQTGVNKVSWLLIRFMFVMAPLVLFINGFTKGDWTEALLFALSIAVGLTPEMLPMIVTSTLAKGAVFLSRKKVIVKRLDAIQNFGAMDVLCTDKTGTLTQDKIFLARNVDVWGNDSDDVLEMAYLNSYYQTGLKNLLDVAVLEHVEIHRELKVGTAFHKVDEIPFDFNRRRMSVVVAERDQPHLLICKGAVEEVLAVCTRVRHGEADEALTDELLARIRQVTATFNAEGLRVVAVAARSMIEGGETYSLADEQALTLIGYVAFLDPPKESTAPALKALAAHGVAVKVLTGDNELVTAKICREVGLEQQGLLMGNDIERMSDAELAVAVETTNVFAKLTPSHKERIVRLLKGNGHVVGFMGDGINDAPALRTADIGISVDSAVDIAKEAADIILLEKSLMVLEEGVLEGRRTFANMLKYIKMTASSNFGNVFSVLVASAFIPFLPMLPMHLLVQNLLYDISQIAIPFDNVDDEMLKQPQRWQPADVGRFMLFFGPISSIFDITTFALMWYVFDANTPDHQTLFQSGWFVVGLLTQTLIVHMIRTPKIPFLQSRAAMPLLVMTGVIMAVGIFLPMGPLAHYFKLQALPSLYFVFLPVILLAYMGLTQAVKGFYIRRFGWQ, from the coding sequence ATGAACCTGACCCTGCTCAAAGAATTCTTCGCCGGATTCTTGCGCACCCGCCACATCGCCCGGCACTTCCGTCGCCTGGCGCTGCTGGAAAACTTCACCGACATCCCTGTCAGCCGTGAAGTGCCGCCGACGCTCGCGCAAACCCTGGTCAGCGCCGCCAACAGCGACACAGGCCAATTACTGGAAAACCTCGGTAGCCACACCGACGGCTTGAGCGAACTCGAAGCCGACACCCTGCGCGAGCAATTCGGCCTCAACGAGGTCGAGCACGAGCAACCGCTGCCGTGGTGGACCCATTTGTGGCACTGCTACAAAAACCCGTTCAACCTGCTGCTGACCTTGCTGGCGGTCATCTCCTGGCTGACCGAGGACATGAAGGCCGCCATCGTGATTTTCTCGATGGTGGTGCTCTCGACCTTGTTGCGCTTCTGGCAGGAAACCAAATCCAACCAGGCCGCCGACGCCCTCAAGGCGATGGTCAGCAACACCGCCACGGTGCTGCGCCGGGATGCGTTGCGCTGCGAATTGCCGATCAAGCAATTGGTCCCGGGGGATCTGATCGTCTTGTCGGCCGGCGACATGATTCCTGCCGATTGCCGTGTGCTCAGCGCCAAGGATCTGTTCGTCAGCCAGGCGGCGATGACCGGTGAATCGATGCCGGTGGAAAAATTCCGTCACCAGCAGAACGGCGATACGCACAATCCGCTGGACCTGGACAACATTCTGTTCATGGGCACCAACGTGGTGTCCGGCACGGCCATCGCGGTGATTCTGACCACCGGCAACAACACCTATTTCGGCGCCCTGGCCCAACGGGTCAGCGCCACGGATCGCGCACCGACTTCATTCCAGACCGGGGTCAACAAAGTCAGCTGGCTGCTGATTCGCTTCATGTTCGTCATGGCGCCGCTGGTGCTGTTCATCAACGGCTTCACCAAGGGTGACTGGACCGAGGCGCTGCTGTTCGCGCTGTCGATTGCCGTGGGCCTGACCCCGGAAATGCTGCCGATGATCGTGACCTCGACCCTGGCCAAGGGCGCGGTGTTCCTGTCGCGCAAAAAGGTCATCGTCAAGCGCCTCGATGCGATCCAGAACTTCGGCGCCATGGACGTGCTGTGCACCGACAAGACCGGCACCCTGACCCAGGACAAGATCTTTCTGGCGCGCAACGTCGATGTCTGGGGCAACGACTCCGATGACGTGCTGGAAATGGCTTACCTCAACAGCTACTACCAGACCGGCCTGAAAAACCTGCTGGACGTGGCGGTGCTGGAACACGTGGAAATCCACCGTGAGCTGAAAGTCGGCACCGCATTTCACAAGGTCGATGAAATCCCGTTCGACTTCAACCGTCGGCGCATGTCGGTGGTGGTCGCCGAGCGTGATCAACCGCACCTGCTGATCTGCAAAGGTGCGGTGGAAGAAGTGCTGGCGGTATGCACCCGGGTTCGCCATGGCGAAGCCGACGAAGCACTGACCGATGAACTGCTGGCGCGCATTCGTCAGGTTACTGCAACGTTCAACGCCGAGGGCTTGCGGGTGGTGGCCGTGGCCGCGCGGTCGATGATCGAAGGCGGGGAGACGTACAGCCTGGCGGATGAACAGGCACTGACGCTGATTGGTTACGTGGCGTTCCTTGACCCGCCCAAAGAAAGCACCGCGCCGGCGCTCAAGGCCCTGGCTGCTCACGGCGTGGCGGTTAAAGTGCTGACCGGCGACAACGAACTGGTGACCGCCAAGATCTGCCGTGAAGTCGGCCTGGAGCAACAAGGCCTGCTGATGGGCAACGACATCGAGCGCATGAGCGACGCAGAGTTGGCGGTGGCGGTGGAGACCACCAATGTCTTCGCCAAACTCACGCCTTCACACAAGGAACGCATCGTGCGCCTGCTCAAGGGCAACGGTCATGTGGTCGGTTTCATGGGCGACGGCATCAACGACGCCCCGGCCCTGCGCACCGCCGACATCGGCATTTCGGTGGACAGCGCCGTGGACATCGCCAAGGAAGCGGCGGACATCATCCTGCTGGAAAAGAGCTTGATGGTGCTGGAGGAAGGCGTGCTGGAAGGGCGCCGGACGTTCGCCAACATGCTCAAGTACATCAAGATGACCGCCAGCTCCAACTTCGGCAACGTGTTCTCGGTGCTGGTGGCCAGTGCGTTCATTCCGTTCCTGCCAATGCTGCCGATGCACCTGCTGGTGCAAAACCTGCTCTACGATATTTCGCAAATCGCCATTCCGTTCGATAACGTCGATGACGAAATGCTCAAGCAACCACAACGCTGGCAGCCGGCGGATGTCGGGCGTTTCATGCTGTTTTTCGGCCCGATCAGCTCGATCTTCGACATCACCACATTTGCCTTGATGTGGTACGTGTTCGACGCCAACACCCCGGATCACCAGACCCTGTTCCAGTCCGGCTGGTTCGTGGTCGGGCTGCTGACCCAGACGTTGATCGTGCACATGATTCGCACGCCGAAAATCCCGTTCCTGCAAAGCCGCGCGGCTATGCCGCTGCTGGTGATGACCGGCGTCATTATGGCCGTGGGCATTTTCCTGCCAATGGGACCGCTGGCGCATTACTTCAAACTGCAGGCACTGCCGTCTCTGTATTTCGTGTTCTTGCCGGTGATTCTGCTGGCTTACATGGGCCTGACCCAGGCGGTGAAGGGGTTCTACATTCGTCGGTTCGGTTGGCAGTAA
- a CDS encoding thioesterase II family protein has product MTQLTLLCLPYSGASAMVYSRWRRKLPQWIKLQPVELPGRGARYGEPLHTDMRRLALQLAQEQKATLKAPYALFGHSLGALLACEMAHALRSLGCPEPAALFASGTAAPTMRADYDRGFAEPRSDAELIEQLRTLNGTREEVLANEELVSLTLPVLRADFLLCGRFEPQQRPLLKCPVHVLGGKADCATIEQLIGWCKETHGSFSVDMLAGGHFFIHEHEAKVLRLIKDQLNVHHRRHALAASA; this is encoded by the coding sequence GTGACCCAGCTGACATTGCTGTGCCTGCCATATTCAGGCGCCAGCGCCATGGTCTACAGCCGCTGGCGGCGCAAGCTGCCGCAGTGGATCAAGCTGCAACCGGTGGAGCTGCCGGGGCGTGGCGCACGGTATGGCGAGCCGTTGCACACCGACATGCGGCGCCTGGCGCTGCAACTGGCGCAGGAACAAAAAGCCACGCTGAAGGCGCCGTACGCCTTGTTCGGCCATAGCCTGGGCGCCTTGCTGGCCTGTGAGATGGCCCATGCGCTTCGCTCGCTCGGTTGCCCGGAGCCGGCGGCGCTGTTCGCCTCGGGCACGGCCGCGCCGACGATGCGGGCCGACTATGACCGTGGTTTCGCCGAACCCAGATCCGATGCCGAACTGATCGAGCAATTGCGCACCCTCAATGGCACGCGTGAAGAGGTGCTGGCCAACGAGGAGCTGGTGAGCCTGACGCTGCCGGTCTTGCGCGCGGATTTTCTCCTGTGCGGCCGCTTCGAGCCGCAGCAGCGGCCCTTGCTCAAGTGCCCGGTGCATGTGCTGGGCGGCAAGGCTGATTGCGCCACCATCGAGCAGTTGATTGGCTGGTGCAAAGAAACCCACGGCAGTTTCTCGGTGGACATGCTGGCTGGTGGTCACTTCTTTATCCATGAACATGAGGCCAAGGTGCTGCGGCTGATCAAGGATCAGCTCAACGTGCACCATCGCCGGCACGCCCTGGCCGCCAGCGCTTGA
- a CDS encoding glucose 1-dehydrogenase: MQISLKQQVALVTGASSGIGAGCAKALADAGAAVVLNYNSEAEPAEELARQIIAEGGRAIAIGADVSKEQEVERLFAHTVEAFGSLDILVANSGMQKDAPAMEMSLADWNQVIGVNLTGQFLCARAALRIFNRQGVREGVSRAAGKIIHMSSVHQRIPWAGHVNYAASKGGVDMLMQTLAQEVSHQRIRINGIAPGAIRTAINRAATEGAAEQDLLKLIPYGRVGDVEDVANAVVFLASDASDYIVGTTLFIDGGMSLYPEFRGNG; the protein is encoded by the coding sequence ATGCAGATTTCCCTCAAGCAACAAGTCGCCCTGGTGACCGGTGCCAGTTCCGGCATCGGAGCAGGCTGCGCCAAGGCCCTGGCCGATGCCGGTGCCGCGGTGGTGCTCAATTACAATTCCGAGGCTGAACCCGCCGAAGAACTGGCCCGGCAGATCATCGCTGAAGGCGGTCGGGCGATCGCCATCGGCGCTGATGTTTCAAAAGAACAAGAGGTCGAACGCCTGTTCGCGCACACCGTTGAAGCCTTCGGTTCGCTGGACATTCTGGTGGCCAACTCGGGTATGCAAAAAGACGCACCTGCCATGGAAATGAGCCTCGCCGACTGGAACCAGGTGATCGGCGTCAACCTCACCGGACAGTTCCTCTGCGCCCGCGCCGCCCTGCGTATTTTCAACCGCCAGGGTGTTCGTGAAGGGGTGTCCCGGGCAGCCGGTAAAATCATCCATATGAGTTCGGTGCATCAACGCATCCCCTGGGCCGGGCACGTCAACTACGCAGCCTCCAAGGGCGGCGTCGACATGCTGATGCAAACCCTTGCCCAGGAAGTCAGCCACCAGCGCATCCGCATCAACGGCATCGCGCCGGGGGCGATTCGCACCGCAATCAATCGCGCCGCCACCGAAGGCGCGGCTGAGCAGGATTTGCTCAAACTGATCCCTTATGGCCGGGTTGGTGATGTCGAGGACGTCGCCAATGCGGTGGTTTTTCTCGCCTCCGATGCCTCCGACTACATCGTCGGCACCACACTGTTCATCGACGGCGGCATGAGCCTCTATCCGGAGTTTCGCGGCAATGGCTGA